A single region of the Panulirus ornatus isolate Po-2019 chromosome 17, ASM3632096v1, whole genome shotgun sequence genome encodes:
- the LOC139754806 gene encoding LOW QUALITY PROTEIN: protein CIMAP1C-like (The sequence of the model RefSeq protein was modified relative to this genomic sequence to represent the inferred CDS: deleted 1 base in 1 codon): MPSKMGGQTNGTWTPTKRRGPIAAEFSSPGPAAISLRSSIGSGGVTKSRPPAFTMGSRHEAKLDKAGPGPGQYNVTGLSNKGKDEPVAASMHIKPKDPKMYITPAPCDYSPDKAETKVNESSPSFSFGVKVENGRPSDAPAPNSYNIPSLLGSTKEGSKNSAPSFTMSARARPDEDKMKVPGPGSYDDATVDKYKTIKSPSFSMGQRTVIPSDNTMKPGPGAHCPEKYQHSGPKITMAPRLPDEVDKMNVPGPGTYDSGDLNKCREKLPAFTMAPKTSLPSDNSPKPAPNAYCPEKYQDSGPKFTMAPRPADEVDKMNIPGPGTYNSGDLDSCREKLPAFTMAPKTNLPSDNSPKPAPNAYSPEKYVPSGPKFTMAPRPAEEVDKMKVPGPGAYEAGDLDKSRVSLPAFTMSPKTSLPTDHTQKPAPNAYSPEKSESSEVKSTPHFSFGIKHSQYLGKLRDQ, encoded by the exons GTTCTGGTGGAGTCACTAAGTCCAGGCCGCCGGCCTTCACCATGGGCAGCCGACACGAAGCTAAGTTGGACAAGGCTGGCCCTGGGCCTGGCCAGTACAACGTCACTGGTCTCTCAAACAAGG GCAAGGATGAGCCAGTAGCTGCTTCCATGCACATAAAACCTAAAGATCCAAAGATGTACATCACCCCAGCACCCTGCGACTACTCCCCAGACAAAGCCGAAACAAAAGTCAACGAGTCTTCCCCAAGTTTTTCCTTTGGTGTGAAGGTGGAGAATGGAAGGCCGTCTGATGCTCCAG CCCCAAACAGTTATAACATTCCATCCTTGCTGGGATCCACCAAGGAAGGCTCCAAGAATTCTGCTCCAAGCTTCACCATGTCTGCCCGAGCTCGTCCAGATGAAGACAAAATGAAGGTGCCCGGCCCTGGCTCCTATGATGATGCCACTGTGGACAAGTATAAGACTATCAAGAGTCCGAGCTTTAGCATGGGCCAGCGCACTGTCATCCCTTCTGACAACACTATGAAGCCTGGTCCCGGTGCACACTGCCCAGAGAAG TACCAGCACTCAGGCCCCAAGATTACCATGGCCCCCAGACTTCCTGATGAGGTGGACAAAATGAATGTTCCGGGCCCAGGCACTTATGACTCGGGTGACCTCAATAAATGCAGAGAGAAACTGCCAGCCTTTACTATGGCACCAAAGACGAGCCTG CCATCCGATAATAGCCCAAAACCCGCACCCAACGCTTACTGTCCAGAGAAG TACCAGGACTCTGGCCCAAAGTTCACCATGGCTCCAAGACCTGCTGATGAAGTAGACAAAATGAACATCCCAGGCCCTGGCACTTACAATTCTGGTGACTTGGATAGCTGCAGGGAGAAGTTGCCAGCCTTTACTATGGCACCTAAAACCAACCTTCCCTCTGATAACAGTCCAAAACCTGCACCCAATGCATACTCTCCAGAGAAG TATGTGCCATCGGGACCGAAATTCACCATGGCACCCCGTCCTGCTGAGGAAGTAGACAAGATGAAGGTGCCTGGTCCAGGAGCCTATGAAGCTGGCGACCTCGACAAGAGTAGAGTCAGTTTACCAGCTTTCACAATGTCACCCAAAACCAGCTTACCAACAGACCACACTCAAAAGCCAGCACCCAATGCTTATTCACCAGAGAAATCAGAATCG TCAGAGGTGAAAAGCACACCACACTTCAGCTTCGGCATCAAACATTCACAGTATCTGGGCAAGCTGCGTGACCAGTAA